Proteins encoded within one genomic window of Halomonas sp. YLGW01:
- a CDS encoding N-acetylmuramoyl-L-alanine amidase — translation MIRCFAILLLALGLVACTGPAREQHEGYRVDHRHVAMSHSSRVRHLVIHYTDADETKSLVALTGPSVSSHYLIPPPRDGKPPPVYQLVEETRRAWHAGASGWAGRENLNDTSIGIEIVNAGPTLTFASLEAALAADAPITWASFPDAQITALIALARDIIARHAISPTAVVSHAEIAPTRKIDPGPAFPWQRLHAAGIGPWPDPARVARHRRHFAKAPPSLEHLQQGLAAWGFALAATGRPDATTRGALRAFQMRYRPDDYRGLPDIGTAARLWALLEEYRPEAYARLLESADSLAPAP, via the coding sequence ATGATCCGATGCTTTGCCATCCTGCTGCTTGCCCTGGGGCTCGTCGCCTGCACCGGCCCGGCCCGGGAGCAACACGAGGGTTACCGAGTCGATCATCGCCATGTCGCCATGTCCCATTCGAGCCGCGTGCGCCACCTGGTGATCCACTACACCGATGCCGATGAAACCAAGTCTCTTGTCGCCCTCACCGGCCCAAGCGTCAGCAGCCATTACCTGATTCCCCCGCCCCGCGACGGCAAGCCGCCTCCGGTCTACCAGCTGGTCGAGGAAACGCGGCGGGCCTGGCATGCCGGTGCCAGCGGCTGGGCCGGTCGCGAGAACCTCAACGACACCTCCATCGGCATCGAGATCGTCAATGCCGGCCCAACGCTGACCTTCGCCTCACTCGAGGCCGCGCTGGCCGCCGATGCACCCATCACCTGGGCGTCCTTCCCAGACGCCCAGATCACCGCGCTGATCGCCCTGGCCCGGGACATCATCGCCCGCCACGCCATTTCCCCCACCGCCGTGGTGAGTCATGCCGAGATCGCCCCGACTCGCAAGATCGACCCGGGGCCCGCTTTCCCCTGGCAACGGCTTCACGCGGCGGGCATTGGCCCCTGGCCGGACCCGGCCCGAGTCGCCCGCCATCGCCGCCACTTCGCCAAGGCCCCGCCCTCGCTGGAGCACCTGCAGCAGGGGCTCGCCGCCTGGGGCTTCGCACTGGCGGCCACCGGCCGGCCGGATGCGACCACTCGAGGGGCGCTGCGCGCCTTCCAGATGCGCTATCGCCCCGACGACTACCGGGGCCTGCCGGATATCGGCACCGCCGCGCGGCTGTGGGCGCTGCTCGAGGAATATCGTCCCGAAGCCTATGCCAGGCTCCTCGAAAGCGCTGACTCCCTGGCACCCGCCCCTTGA
- a CDS encoding GNAT family N-acetyltransferase, whose translation MNDLTLTTCQGQGITPYLEALARLRIRVFRDFPYLYDGDLAYEAEYLARYAECPQSLFVLAFDGETLVGAATGMPLSAQIEAFRAPFLKAGYRVEDIFYYGESVLLADYRGQGVGKAFMEAREDHAFRQGFARAAFCAVEREPNHPLEPDDYRPLHDFWLGRDYRRTPTLSTTFAWKDVGEVEETAKPMVFWLKELTT comes from the coding sequence ATGAACGACCTCACCCTGACCACCTGCCAGGGGCAGGGCATCACGCCCTACCTCGAGGCCCTGGCCCGGCTACGCATCCGGGTCTTCCGCGACTTTCCCTACCTCTACGATGGTGATCTTGCCTATGAGGCCGAGTATCTCGCACGCTACGCCGAATGCCCGCAGAGCCTGTTCGTGCTGGCTTTCGACGGCGAAACGCTGGTCGGCGCGGCTACCGGCATGCCGCTCTCGGCCCAGATCGAGGCGTTCCGCGCGCCCTTCCTGAAGGCCGGCTACCGGGTCGAGGACATCTTCTACTACGGGGAATCGGTGCTACTGGCCGACTATCGCGGCCAGGGGGTTGGCAAGGCCTTCATGGAAGCTCGGGAGGATCACGCCTTTCGCCAGGGGTTCGCCAGGGCTGCCTTCTGCGCCGTCGAGCGCGAGCCCAACCACCCGCTCGAGCCCGATGACTACCGGCCGCTGCATGACTTCTGGCTGGGGCGGGACTACCGCCGCACGCCGACGCTTAGCACCACCTTCGCTTGGAAGGATGTCGGCGAGGTCGAGGAGACGGCCAAACCGATGGTGTTCTGGCTCAAGGAACTGACCACATGA
- a CDS encoding carbon-nitrogen hydrolase family protein, which produces MSAGSPTVNVASAQYPIDAFHSLDEFRAKASRWVHEAASRGAQLLVFPEYGGMELTSLLPEAMRDDLDAQLHGLQPLRDAALTTWQALARAHGVTLLAPSMPWQREDGCFVNRAWLIGPDGEMDYQDKMIMTRFENDTWGISPGSELKVFDTQAGRLGVLICYDSEFPLLARRLVEAGAELLLVPSCTDTQAGYHRVQLSSQARAIEQQVAVLHAPTVGEALWSPAVDINIGRAAVYAPCDHGFPADGVLTKAEDATPGWQFARLDLARIAALRESGQVNNHADWALQAGPLAAGIDTVTLG; this is translated from the coding sequence ATGAGTGCAGGGTCACCCACTGTCAACGTGGCCAGCGCCCAGTACCCCATCGATGCGTTTCACTCCCTGGACGAGTTTCGGGCCAAGGCGAGCCGCTGGGTGCACGAGGCGGCGAGCCGCGGGGCACAGCTGCTGGTGTTTCCCGAATACGGCGGCATGGAGCTGACCTCGCTGCTGCCGGAGGCGATGCGCGACGACCTCGATGCCCAGCTGCACGGCCTGCAACCGTTGCGCGACGCCGCGCTGACCACCTGGCAGGCACTGGCCAGGGCACACGGCGTGACGCTGCTGGCCCCGTCCATGCCCTGGCAGCGAGAGGACGGATGCTTCGTCAACCGCGCCTGGCTGATCGGCCCCGACGGGGAGATGGATTATCAGGACAAGATGATCATGACCCGCTTCGAGAACGACACCTGGGGCATTTCGCCGGGCAGCGAGCTCAAGGTCTTCGATACCCAGGCCGGACGTCTGGGCGTGCTGATCTGCTATGACAGCGAATTTCCGCTGCTGGCCCGCCGCCTGGTCGAGGCCGGCGCCGAGCTGCTGCTGGTGCCCAGCTGCACCGACACCCAGGCCGGTTATCACCGCGTTCAGCTGTCGTCACAGGCGCGAGCCATCGAGCAGCAGGTAGCGGTACTGCATGCTCCCACCGTCGGCGAGGCCCTGTGGTCGCCGGCGGTGGACATCAACATCGGCCGCGCCGCCGTCTATGCGCCCTGCGACCACGGTTTCCCCGCCGATGGCGTACTGACGAAGGCCGAGGACGCCACCCCCGGCTGGCAGTTCGCTCGCCTCGACCTTGCGCGCATCGCCGCCCTCCGCGAATCCGGCCAGGTCAACAACCATGCCGACTGGGCCCTGCAGGCCGGCCCTCTCGCCGCCGGCATCGATACCGTCACGCTGGGTTGA
- a CDS encoding proline--tRNA ligase, which yields MRASQLLLSTLKETPSDAEVISHQLMLRAGMIRRLTSGLYTWLPMGLRTLRKVERVVREEMDRAGAQEVLMPAVQPAELWQESGRWEQYGPELLRLKDRHDRDYCVGPTHEEVITDLVRKEIASYKQLPANFYQIQTKFRDEIRPRFGVMRSREFIMKDAYSFHIDEASLKETYQAMYDAYVRIFTRLGLDFRPVIADNGAIGGTGSHEFHVLADSGEDDIVFSTASDYAANIEKAEALPAPLGSEAVAGAPSEELRLVDTPETKTIAALVEKHGLAIEKTIKTLMVHAEAGGLIALLVRGDHELNEVKAENLPEVKAPLTMATEAEIRAAVGAGPGSLGPVNLDMPVIVDRSVALMNDFGAGANVDDKHYFGINWERDLPLPQVADIRNVVEGDPSPDGQGTLAIKRGIEVGHVFQLGTKYSKAMNATVLGDNGKAVHPWMGCYGIGVTRVVASAIEQNHDDAGIIWPDALAPFEVAMVPMNAHKSERVRETAERLYQDLTAAGIDVLLDDRDIRPGVKFADQELIGIPHRLVIGDRSLDKGELEYKGRRDDQATMVPADTIIDFLRGRIG from the coding sequence ATGCGCGCCAGCCAACTGTTGCTCTCCACCCTCAAGGAAACGCCCTCCGACGCCGAAGTGATCAGCCACCAGCTGATGCTGCGTGCGGGCATGATTCGCCGCCTGACCTCGGGGCTCTACACCTGGCTGCCGATGGGCCTGCGTACCCTGCGCAAGGTCGAGCGGGTGGTGCGCGAGGAGATGGATCGTGCCGGCGCCCAGGAAGTGCTGATGCCGGCGGTCCAGCCCGCCGAGCTGTGGCAGGAATCCGGCCGCTGGGAGCAGTACGGCCCGGAGCTGCTGCGCCTCAAGGATCGCCATGACCGCGACTACTGCGTGGGACCGACCCATGAGGAAGTGATCACCGACCTGGTGCGCAAGGAGATCGCGAGCTACAAGCAGCTGCCGGCCAACTTCTACCAGATCCAGACCAAGTTCCGCGACGAGATCCGTCCGCGCTTCGGGGTGATGCGCTCGCGGGAGTTCATCATGAAGGACGCCTACTCCTTCCATATCGATGAGGCCTCCCTGAAGGAGACCTACCAGGCGATGTATGACGCCTATGTGCGCATCTTCACTCGCCTGGGGCTGGACTTCCGCCCGGTGATCGCCGACAACGGCGCCATCGGCGGCACCGGCTCCCACGAATTCCACGTGCTGGCCGACTCCGGCGAGGACGATATCGTCTTCTCCACCGCCTCCGACTATGCCGCCAACATCGAGAAGGCCGAGGCCCTGCCGGCACCGCTGGGCAGCGAGGCCGTGGCTGGCGCCCCGAGCGAGGAGCTGCGCCTGGTCGACACCCCGGAGACCAAGACCATCGCCGCCCTGGTCGAGAAGCATGGCCTCGCCATCGAGAAGACCATCAAGACGCTGATGGTGCACGCCGAGGCCGGTGGCCTGATCGCCCTGCTGGTACGTGGTGATCACGAGCTCAACGAGGTCAAGGCCGAGAACCTGCCCGAGGTCAAGGCACCGCTGACCATGGCCACCGAGGCCGAGATCCGCGCCGCCGTGGGCGCCGGCCCCGGCTCGCTCGGCCCTGTCAACCTGGACATGCCGGTGATCGTCGATCGCAGCGTGGCGCTGATGAACGACTTCGGCGCCGGCGCCAACGTGGACGACAAGCACTACTTCGGCATCAACTGGGAGCGTGACCTGCCGCTGCCCCAGGTCGCCGACATCCGTAACGTGGTCGAGGGCGACCCCTCTCCGGACGGCCAGGGTACGCTTGCGATCAAGCGCGGCATCGAGGTCGGTCACGTCTTCCAGCTGGGCACCAAGTACTCCAAGGCCATGAATGCCACCGTGCTGGGCGACAACGGCAAGGCCGTCCACCCCTGGATGGGCTGCTACGGCATCGGCGTGACCCGCGTGGTGGCCTCCGCCATCGAGCAGAACCATGACGACGCCGGCATCATCTGGCCCGACGCCCTCGCCCCCTTCGAGGTGGCCATGGTGCCGATGAACGCCCACAAGTCCGAGCGGGTCCGCGAAACCGCCGAGCGGCTGTATCAGGACCTCACGGCCGCGGGTATCGACGTGCTGCTTGACGACCGGGATATCCGCCCCGGGGTCAAGTTCGCAGATCAGGAGTTGATCGGCATCCCGCACCGGCTGGTGATCGGCGATCGCAGCCTCGACAAGGGTGAGCTCGAGTACAAGGGACGTCGCGATGATCAAGCCACCATGGTACCCGCAGACACCATCATCGACTTCCTGCGTGGCCGCATCGGGTAA
- a CDS encoding lytic transglycosylase domain-containing protein: protein MIKPPWYPQTPSSTSCVAASGNARGRSVWLNATRLKLSLLSLALLGSALLSVSAPATAAQSYSAPLHQTLESVLETPRPPIERWTDHQWRSTMATRLSRYVDDPDRRLRLLDRIQQEARLAGLSPGIVMAVIQVESAFQPNAVSSAGARGLMQVMPFWVEALGRPDDNLFDPLLNLRYGCTILAHYLAVEDGDLTRALARYNGSRGKTWYPERVMRAWRQHWWLSP, encoded by the coding sequence ATGATCAAGCCACCATGGTACCCGCAGACACCATCATCGACTTCCTGCGTGGCCGCATCGGGTAATGCCCGTGGTCGGAGCGTCTGGCTGAACGCCACGCGACTGAAGCTGTCACTGCTGAGCCTGGCACTGCTGGGCTCGGCGCTGCTGTCGGTCAGCGCCCCGGCCACTGCCGCTCAGAGCTATTCAGCCCCTCTCCACCAGACCCTGGAGAGCGTGCTCGAGACTCCCAGGCCCCCCATCGAGCGCTGGACGGATCACCAATGGCGCTCGACCATGGCAACACGGCTCTCCCGCTACGTCGACGATCCCGACCGCCGCCTTCGCCTGCTCGACCGCATTCAGCAGGAAGCCCGGCTGGCCGGGCTCTCCCCCGGCATCGTGATGGCGGTGATTCAGGTCGAGAGCGCCTTCCAGCCGAATGCGGTGTCCAGCGCCGGCGCCAGGGGACTGATGCAGGTGATGCCGTTCTGGGTCGAGGCCCTCGGACGCCCGGATGACAACCTCTTCGATCCCCTCCTCAACCTGCGCTATGGCTGCACCATTCTCGCCCACTACCTGGCCGTAGAGGATGGCGACCTGACGCGCGCCCTGGCCCGTTACAACGGCAGCCGTGGCAAGACCTGGTATCCCGAACGCGTGATGAGAGCCTGGCGCCAGCACTGGTGGCTGTCCCCTTGA
- a CDS encoding carboxypeptidase regulatory-like domain-containing protein: MPRVPHVLLSILVLATVTLNSLDAKAARITVIDAATGQPLPDAVVEVDVADTPPADTASFEIFQRDAAFHPHVSAVPVGSRISFPNRDTTRHHVYSFSPTGVFDLNLYRQDTPPPVHFDRAGVAVLGCNIHDHMQAFIVVSDADYQAIADESGQVRLTDLPPGEHRLRVWHPRLDETHQQWWQAPTPITADDRRSVSLSLAVSPRPAPKHSSLQQRFNRALSQ, from the coding sequence GTGCCTCGAGTCCCTCATGTTCTGCTGAGCATCCTGGTGCTGGCGACTGTCACCCTCAACAGCCTGGACGCCAAGGCCGCCCGCATCACCGTCATTGATGCGGCAACCGGCCAACCGCTCCCCGATGCGGTTGTCGAGGTGGATGTTGCAGACACACCGCCGGCCGATACCGCTTCGTTCGAGATCTTCCAGCGCGATGCCGCCTTTCATCCCCATGTCAGTGCCGTGCCGGTCGGCAGCCGCATCAGCTTTCCCAACCGCGACACGACCCGTCACCACGTCTATTCCTTCTCGCCCACCGGCGTATTCGACCTGAACCTCTACCGGCAGGACACGCCACCCCCCGTGCACTTCGACAGGGCAGGGGTGGCGGTGCTCGGCTGCAACATCCATGACCATATGCAGGCCTTCATCGTGGTCAGCGACGCCGACTACCAGGCGATCGCCGACGAAAGCGGCCAGGTCCGCCTGACCGATCTGCCCCCGGGTGAGCATCGTCTGCGTGTCTGGCACCCTCGCCTCGATGAGACCCATCAGCAATGGTGGCAGGCCCCCACGCCGATCACTGCCGACGATCGGCGCAGCGTCTCGCTATCGCTCGCGGTCTCGCCGAGACCAGCGCCCAAGCACTCATCACTGCAACAGCGCTTCAATCGCGCCCTGAGCCAGTGA
- a CDS encoding EAL domain-containing protein, whose translation MSFRSRLLITMLTVVILAQVVTAAATLSAVRADIMAAGQRNLDIGLGVLREVLDARGERLRDTVDILTDDFGFKSAVATQDTATLESVLINHGSRAEADMVLLADPEGRLLASSHHETGSQLPFEGLWRAARDGQGSVEVVLQDDVPYQFVLLPVRAPHLIGWAGMGFRLDAELALEIDALTQLPVSFIGHRLGEARASYTATSRAALPPTEISRLLSALNGLGSVEDLDASADYLTRASLLRRTGESEAFALVQASRQSLMAPYRDIQWQLLALFAATLTLTALVAAFSARGISRPLRRLADAARRIGRGERIGHLESGQRGEMRVLANTLMTMQEDIVQREESLLHQSRHDLLTDLPNRTSAQHDVQDDIATGQAFTLLRLAIRDFRRINDTFGYALGDQVLITLSRRLEQLPAPAVQPYRMGGDEFLLRLNTPACPADWFEAMQSRLAEPIDLDGSPIRPRLSFGEVRYPDDGDSAALLLRRADVALDIARHHHHHHQRYIAGQDERHLRQLTLIRDLQDAVDQHQLTMVYQPKVLATNGDIVQFEALMRWEHPSLGFIPPDEFITLAERSGNIRLLSGWMIETVCAQLRHWQAQGHELRVAINLSAEDVMDETLTSRLKEGLSRYGLVPDQLGLEVTESAIIKDPALATRHLEELRRAGMTLAIDDFGTGYSSLAQLKRLPVQELKIDKSFILRLDRSPDDEVIVRSTIELGQNLGLKVVAEGVETEASRAMLRRFGCHCLQGYLIARPLPADQVPDWIAGYRAIPPATPGA comes from the coding sequence ATGAGCTTCCGTTCCCGCCTGCTCATCACCATGCTCACGGTCGTGATACTGGCCCAGGTGGTGACAGCCGCCGCCACCTTGAGCGCCGTTCGAGCCGATATCATGGCCGCCGGCCAGCGCAACCTGGACATCGGCCTCGGCGTGTTGCGCGAGGTACTCGATGCCCGCGGCGAACGGCTACGCGATACCGTCGATATTCTCACAGACGATTTCGGCTTCAAGAGCGCGGTGGCCACCCAGGATACCGCCACCCTGGAATCGGTGTTGATCAACCATGGCAGTCGTGCCGAAGCGGACATGGTGCTGCTCGCCGACCCCGAGGGACGGCTACTGGCCAGCAGCCACCATGAGACCGGGAGCCAGCTGCCCTTCGAGGGCCTCTGGCGCGCGGCCCGGGACGGCCAGGGCAGCGTGGAGGTGGTGCTGCAGGACGACGTCCCCTACCAGTTCGTGCTGCTACCCGTGCGTGCCCCTCACCTGATCGGCTGGGCGGGCATGGGCTTTCGGCTCGACGCCGAGCTCGCCCTGGAGATCGATGCCCTGACCCAGCTACCGGTAAGCTTCATCGGCCACCGCCTGGGCGAGGCCCGCGCCAGCTATACGGCCACCTCTCGCGCCGCCTTGCCACCAACCGAGATTTCTCGGCTGCTGTCGGCGCTCAACGGCCTGGGCAGCGTCGAGGACCTGGATGCCAGTGCCGACTACCTGACTCGCGCCAGTCTGCTACGCCGCACCGGAGAGAGTGAAGCCTTCGCCCTGGTCCAGGCGTCCCGCCAGAGCCTGATGGCACCCTATCGTGATATCCAGTGGCAGCTGCTGGCGCTGTTCGCGGCGACCCTGACGCTGACCGCCCTGGTCGCAGCCTTCAGCGCCCGGGGCATCAGCCGTCCGCTACGCCGGCTTGCCGATGCCGCCCGACGCATCGGTCGGGGCGAGCGAATCGGCCATCTCGAGTCCGGCCAGCGCGGCGAGATGCGGGTGCTGGCAAACACCCTGATGACCATGCAGGAAGATATCGTGCAACGCGAGGAGAGCCTGCTGCATCAGTCCCGCCACGACCTGCTAACGGATCTGCCCAACCGCACCTCGGCTCAGCATGACGTCCAGGACGATATTGCCACCGGACAGGCGTTTACCCTGCTGCGCCTGGCGATCCGCGACTTTCGCCGCATCAACGACACCTTCGGCTATGCCCTCGGCGATCAGGTCCTGATCACCCTGTCGCGGCGGCTCGAGCAGCTGCCGGCGCCGGCCGTTCAGCCCTACCGCATGGGCGGTGACGAATTCCTGCTGCGCCTGAACACGCCGGCCTGCCCGGCCGACTGGTTCGAGGCGATGCAGTCACGCCTCGCTGAACCGATCGATCTGGACGGCTCGCCGATACGGCCGCGCCTGTCGTTCGGCGAGGTGCGCTACCCCGACGACGGTGACAGCGCCGCCCTGCTGCTGCGTCGCGCCGACGTGGCCCTGGACATCGCCCGTCATCACCACCATCACCACCAGCGCTATATCGCCGGCCAGGACGAGCGACACCTGCGCCAACTGACCCTGATCCGCGATCTCCAGGACGCGGTCGACCAGCATCAGTTGACCATGGTCTACCAGCCCAAGGTGCTGGCAACCAACGGCGATATCGTCCAGTTCGAGGCACTGATGCGCTGGGAACACCCGAGTCTCGGCTTCATTCCGCCCGACGAGTTCATCACCCTGGCCGAGCGCTCGGGCAATATCCGCCTGCTCAGTGGCTGGATGATCGAGACGGTCTGCGCCCAGTTGCGTCACTGGCAGGCTCAGGGCCACGAACTGCGGGTGGCCATCAACCTGTCGGCCGAGGACGTGATGGACGAGACCCTGACAAGCCGGCTGAAAGAGGGACTCTCGCGGTATGGCCTGGTGCCGGACCAACTGGGACTCGAGGTCACCGAGAGCGCCATCATCAAGGACCCGGCGCTCGCCACCCGACATCTTGAGGAGCTGCGTCGCGCCGGCATGACACTGGCCATCGACGACTTCGGCACCGGCTACTCGTCCCTGGCTCAGCTCAAGCGGCTGCCGGTTCAGGAACTCAAGATCGACAAGTCCTTCATCCTGCGCCTGGACCGCTCCCCCGACGATGAGGTCATCGTGCGTTCGACCATCGAGCTGGGACAGAACCTCGGCCTCAAGGTAGTGGCCGAGGGCGTAGAGACCGAGGCGAGTCGCGCCATGCTCAGACGGTTCGGCTGCCACTGCCTGCAGGGCTATCTGATCGCCCGGCCGCTGCCCGCCGATCAGGTACCCGACTGGATCGCCGGCTATCGGGCCATTCCGCCCGCCACCCCAGGAGCCTGA
- a CDS encoding DUF3034 family protein → MTPSECLVSAMPGSLDSRDLGVRGSAPRTGRLQRLQLRRARAPLAMLALAALLLPPSAQAGSRLLGTGGVTQIEGAAGGGLSPWGVLAGTASEGEVAATASVTQARVDDYTLGVAGVAANLHDRLELSLARQRLDLDTLGGRLEQDILGAKLRLYGDPLYDTWGTWSLGVQRKQMVDGELATALGARDTEGTDIYLATSKLWFAAIGGRNLLTNLTLRSTRANQGGLLGFGGDEEADRSLVMEGSLGLMLAPDWVVGLEYRQKPDNLGVAAEHDWRDVYVAHFFNKHVSLTGAWLDLGDIAGLADQQGGYLSLQVAL, encoded by the coding sequence ATGACGCCCTCAGAATGCCTCGTAAGCGCGATGCCAGGGTCTCTCGATTCCCGCGACCTCGGCGTGCGGGGTTCCGCCCCGCGCACAGGGCGCCTCCAACGTCTGCAGCTGCGTCGGGCTCGGGCGCCCCTGGCCATGCTGGCCCTGGCCGCCCTGCTGCTTCCGCCCTCTGCCCAGGCCGGCAGCCGCCTGCTGGGCACCGGCGGTGTCACCCAGATCGAGGGCGCCGCCGGCGGCGGACTCTCGCCCTGGGGCGTGCTCGCCGGCACCGCCAGCGAAGGCGAAGTCGCCGCCACTGCCAGCGTCACCCAGGCGCGGGTGGACGACTACACCTTGGGGGTGGCTGGCGTCGCCGCCAACCTTCACGACCGCCTGGAGCTGTCGCTGGCCCGTCAGCGCCTCGATCTGGATACCCTGGGCGGGCGCCTCGAGCAGGACATCCTGGGGGCCAAACTGCGCCTCTACGGCGACCCGCTCTATGACACCTGGGGCACCTGGAGCCTGGGGGTTCAGCGCAAGCAGATGGTCGATGGCGAACTGGCCACGGCGCTGGGCGCCAGGGACACGGAGGGTACCGACATCTACCTCGCCACCAGCAAGCTCTGGTTCGCGGCGATCGGCGGACGCAACCTCCTGACCAACCTGACCCTTCGCTCGACCCGCGCCAACCAGGGCGGTCTGCTGGGCTTCGGTGGCGATGAAGAGGCCGACCGCTCATTGGTCATGGAGGGTTCATTGGGGCTGATGCTCGCGCCCGACTGGGTGGTGGGCCTCGAGTATCGGCAGAAGCCCGACAACCTGGGCGTCGCCGCCGAGCACGACTGGCGCGATGTCTACGTGGCACATTTCTTCAACAAGCACGTCTCGCTGACCGGTGCCTGGCTCGATCTCGGCGATATCGCCGGCCTCGCCGACCAGCAAGGCGGCTATCTCTCGCTGCAGGTGGCGCTATGA
- a CDS encoding group 1 truncated hemoglobin codes for MIGSSLTPPSSSTRASRRTSFRQAYRSAPSSLALIAGLVMLGGCAHSAPSTSLDAQGSPPGGGLSSAETSASADHETLYATLGGETVIAAVVDDFLYRIAGDQRIVGFFANTNIDHFDEAFATQLCDISDGPCDYTGPSMARAHQQMGLTEAHFNAVVGHLRAALIDQGVATGPRNRLLGRLASLHDAVMLRQP; via the coding sequence ATGATCGGTTCTTCGCTCACCCCGCCTAGCTCATCCACTCGCGCCTCGCGCCGCACCTCCTTCCGCCAAGCATATCGGTCGGCCCCCTCGAGCCTGGCCCTGATCGCCGGCCTTGTGATGCTCGGTGGCTGCGCCCACTCAGCCCCCTCGACCAGCCTGGACGCCCAGGGGTCGCCCCCGGGCGGCGGCCTGTCGAGTGCGGAAACCAGCGCATCCGCCGACCACGAGACCCTGTATGCCACCCTTGGCGGGGAGACCGTCATCGCGGCCGTCGTCGATGACTTCCTCTACCGGATCGCCGGGGACCAACGTATCGTCGGCTTCTTCGCCAACACCAACATCGATCACTTCGACGAGGCCTTCGCCACCCAGCTGTGCGATATCAGCGACGGTCCCTGTGACTACACGGGCCCCTCGATGGCCCGTGCCCATCAACAGATGGGCCTTACCGAGGCCCACTTCAATGCGGTGGTCGGCCACCTGCGCGCCGCCCTGATCGACCAGGGCGTGGCCACCGGGCCGCGCAACCGGCTGCTGGGACGCCTGGCCAGCCTTCACGATGCGGTGATGCTCCGTCAGCCGTGA
- a CDS encoding peptidylprolyl isomerase, producing the protein MQIASHRVVSLHYRLTDATGTLLDDSRARETPLEYLHGHVNIVAGLERALEGQAPGATLSATLGPDEAYGQRDEEKVQQVGRGSFPVAELTPGMRFQTPGEDGPQVVTVLEVGATQVTVDTNHPLAGETLTYELEVLSVREATRAELAKGHPLPEGTDHAKVEDRKVL; encoded by the coding sequence ATGCAAATCGCCTCCCATCGGGTCGTTAGCCTGCACTATCGCCTGACGGATGCCACCGGTACCCTGCTCGACGATTCTCGTGCCCGAGAGACGCCCCTCGAGTATCTGCATGGCCACGTCAATATCGTGGCCGGCCTCGAGCGCGCCCTCGAGGGCCAGGCGCCCGGCGCCACCCTGAGTGCCACCCTCGGCCCCGATGAGGCTTACGGCCAGCGAGACGAGGAAAAGGTGCAGCAGGTCGGCCGCGGCTCCTTCCCGGTCGCCGAGTTAACCCCCGGTATGCGCTTCCAGACCCCCGGCGAAGATGGCCCACAGGTGGTCACGGTGCTCGAGGTCGGGGCCACCCAGGTCACCGTGGACACCAACCATCCGCTGGCGGGAGAGACCCTCACCTACGAGCTCGAGGTGCTGTCGGTGCGCGAGGCGACCCGGGCCGAACTGGCCAAGGGCCATCCGCTGCCGGAAGGCACCGATCATGCCAAGGTCGAGGATCGCAAGGTGCTGTGA
- the rfaH gene encoding transcription/translation regulatory transformer protein RfaH gives MNDATDGQVHDTKAIPRWYVIQCKGGESFRAAEHLGNQGYEVFHPVLEVQKKRRGKLAWVAEPLFPYYLFIRLDRIASNWRPIRSTRGVLKLLTFGEEPVAVADSLIETLRANASDAHEDEVANVYFRAGDSVEITEGPFQDLKAVFESQKGEERAIVLLNMLHKQQRLEMPIAQLRRPQ, from the coding sequence ATGAATGATGCCACCGACGGTCAGGTGCATGACACCAAGGCCATCCCGCGCTGGTACGTGATCCAGTGCAAGGGGGGGGAATCCTTCCGCGCGGCCGAACATCTCGGCAATCAGGGCTATGAGGTCTTTCATCCGGTGCTCGAGGTGCAGAAGAAACGCCGGGGCAAGCTCGCCTGGGTGGCCGAGCCGCTGTTCCCCTATTATCTGTTCATCCGCCTGGATCGCATCGCCAGCAACTGGCGTCCGATCCGTTCGACCCGCGGCGTGCTGAAGCTGCTGACCTTCGGCGAAGAGCCGGTGGCGGTGGCCGACAGTCTGATCGAGACACTGAGGGCCAATGCCAGTGACGCGCACGAGGATGAAGTGGCCAATGTCTACTTCCGCGCCGGCGATAGCGTCGAGATCACCGAGGGGCCCTTCCAGGATCTCAAGGCGGTGTTCGAGTCCCAGAAGGGCGAGGAGCGTGCCATCGTGCTGCTCAACATGCTGCACAAGCAGCAGCGTCTGGAAATGCCCATCGCCCAGCTGCGCCGTCCCCAGTAA